CCCTTCGTCCCGTTCGTCAAGGCCGACAGAGAGGCCATGAAGGATGACCGGTCGGCCCTGCCGCCGCTCCAGCGGTACGACCTCGGCGAGCTGCGGTTCGTCGGCGTCGTCTGGGTGGAGAAGGGGGCGAAGGCCCTCGTGCAGGACGCCGAAGGGAAGGGGTATTCGGTCGTCATTGGGACCCGGATCGGGCGCGCCGGGGGCGTCGTCACCCGGATCACGGACAGGGAGATCACCGTCAAGGAGGAATTCCCCGGCACGGCGGGGAGGACGGTGACGCGAGAGAGCGTGTTGCAGCTCACAACGGCAGGAGGAACCCAATGATTACCCCGTTCAGGCTCTCGGGCCGCTTCTTCCGGTCCCGTATCACGTTGGGGATGGCGGCATTGACCCTCGCCTGCCTCCTGGCGGCGCAGCCGGTTACCGCCGCGGAAGGTCCCGCGGGGGCCAGGGTGAAGGAGCTGGCGGTTTCCAGGACCCCGTACAACACCAACATCCTGGCGGTGATCGAAGGGGCCATCGGGAACTACAACTCCTTCAAGACGGACGACCCGTTCCGGATCGTGGTGGACATCTGGGGAGTCGCCCAGGGGACGGTCGCCTCCGACATCCCGGTCGACACGCCGCAGG
The sequence above is a segment of the Thermodesulfobacteriota bacterium genome. Coding sequences within it:
- a CDS encoding pilus assembly protein PilP; this translates as MSPGSKTFRALVSFLAAAVLAGALSGCSKEEQPVSGPVVKKMAPAGAAPVSPPSPAAKTQVDNTQAPAQGSAYDPSGKRDPFVPFVKADREAMKDDRSALPPLQRYDLGELRFVGVVWVEKGAKALVQDAEGKGYSVVIGTRIGRAGGVVTRITDREITVKEEFPGTAGRTVTRESVLQLTTAGGTQ